In Stigmatella erecta, the following proteins share a genomic window:
- a CDS encoding chemotaxis protein CheW produces the protein MTPTPREVLLFVLEGQRYALPSMDVRELVRAVSLTPLPRAPDVVEGLLNLRGQLLPVLDLRRRFRLPPRPLSPADHFIIARAGPREVGLRVDRAEGLLTLAPGALDEAPSTLPGVGYVAGAVKLPEGLVLVHDLKTFLSEAEALALDTALTAGPEAT, from the coding sequence ATGACACCCACTCCCCGCGAGGTGCTCCTGTTCGTCCTGGAGGGACAACGCTACGCGCTGCCGTCGATGGATGTGCGCGAGCTGGTGCGCGCCGTGAGCCTCACCCCGCTGCCCCGCGCCCCCGATGTGGTGGAGGGGCTGCTCAACCTGCGCGGCCAGCTCCTGCCCGTGCTGGACTTGCGCCGCCGCTTCCGGCTTCCCCCCCGCCCGCTGTCCCCCGCGGACCACTTCATCATCGCCCGCGCGGGCCCCCGCGAGGTGGGGCTCCGGGTGGACCGCGCCGAGGGGCTGCTCACCCTGGCGCCCGGCGCCCTGGACGAGGCGCCCAGCACCCTGCCCGGCGTGGGCTACGTGGCCGGGGCCGTGAAGCTGCCGGAGGGGCTGGTGCTCGTGCACGACCTGAAGACCTTCCTGTCCGAGGCCGAGGCGCTCGCGCTCGACACGGCGCTCACGGCTGGCCCGGAGGCGACGTGA